The Rufibacter sp. DG15C region GGTGCCATCCTGGGGATTTTATTTGCACCTGAGAAAGGCCGCGAAACCCGCGACAAGCTCAGCTTTCAACTAGAAAAATACCGTGCCCGCCTGCTGGAGCTTTCCAATGACCTGATTGCCGGGCGCGAGGAGCAAGGCTCTGCCGCCAAGACAGAAGGACAGCGCGTCATCAAAGACGCCCGCGACAAAGCAGAGCGCCTTTTGCAGGA contains the following coding sequences:
- a CDS encoding YtxH domain-containing protein encodes the protein MGKKTTSIIAFSTGIATGAILGILFAPEKGRETRDKLSFQLEKYRARLLELSNDLIAGREEQGSAAKTEGQRVIKDARDKAERLLQDVDTLINEINSKKEV